From the genome of Streptomyces xanthophaeus:
GCCCGCCGGTGCCGAGGTTGCGCAGGAACCACGGGTGCCAGCCGACCTGGGCCGGGAAGGAGTCCCCGTACGTCTCGACGCCCATGGTGAGGGTCAGCGAGTCCTCGGCGAGCGTGACGACCTGGGTCACCCGGCCGGGGTACGGCCACGGGTCGGTGAGGTCGTAGGCGAAGGCCGCCTCGGTGGCGGTGGCTCCGGCCGGGCGCCAGGGCGCGTCGCGGCCGAAGCCGTGGAGTGCGTGCGGCGGGTGGTTGAGCGGCATCTGATGGACGGTCGCGCCGTCGCGGAACTGCCCGTTCGCCGTCCGGCCGCACCAGGGGACCATCGGGAAGGCCCCGAACCTCGGCCCCTGGCGCAGCAGTTCCGTTCCGTCGATGCGCAGGCTGCTGATCCGGCAGCCGTTCTCCTGGTCGACCGTCACCTCGGCGCCGCCGGCGCTCAGTTGCGTACTCATGCGGTCGACCCTAATGCGGCCCGGGCCCGCTGATCAGCGACGGCGCCGCAGGGCTCGGCCGATGACGACCGCCGAGGCGAGCGCGAAGGCGGCGGCCGGGGCGATCCAGCGCAGGCTGTCGCCGGCGCCGGCGGAGGCGGGCGCGGGGACCGGGGCGTACCGCCCGCGCGGCGGCGCGTGGTCCACCTCCTCCGCGCTGCGGCCGATCATGGTGCGGCGGGCGTGGGCGGCCTCGGCCGGGGGCCGGGGGGCTCCGTCGGGGCCCTCGAACCGACCGGCGAGGAAGGGGTCCAGGGACGGCGGCGGTACGTCGGTCTCGAAGAGGGAGGCGGTGACCTCGGTGACGTCGTCCTCACCGGAAGCGGGACCCGCTCCGTCCTCTGCGTCCTCTCCGCCTTCGCCGCCCGCTGCTTGTTCGGCTTCCTCGGCTTCCTCCGCTTCGGCCACCGGGTCGCTCACGGCGTCGGGCGCGGAGCCGAGGGTCAGCTGTCCGGCTGCCCGGTCCAGCAGCCGCCGTACGGCGGTGGCCGCGGCCTCCGGCGGGAAGGCGGCGGCGCGCCCGTCGGCGGTGACCTCGGCGGTGAAGTCGAGCCGGGTCCCGTCCGGGACGGGGGTCAGCCGCAGGTCGAGGGCGAACTTCACGGTCCCGCTGCCCCGGACCTCCGTGCCCTCACCCTCGAAGGTGAAGTGCGCGGGGCCGCGCTCGGTGACGGCCAGGGCGCCCCGGTAGGTCACGGTGCTCCCGCCGACCCGGACCTTGAGCCGGCCCGAGACCGGCCCGGCATCGGTGTCGGCATCCTGCTGGAGTCCCGGCACGCACCGGGCCACCCGGGCGGGGTCGCGCAGCACGGCGCGGAGATCGTCTGCCGGTACCGGGACGAACACCTGATGCTCCATGTGGTCGAGCCTACCGACGAGACCCGCACCGGGTCACGAATACCGCGGGTGCGGCAGCGTCGACGGCGGCAGTCCGGGCACCCGGGTGCGTTCCGCGTCACGTGCGGCGTCCTGCAGGGAACGGGTCGACAGCGAGCGCAGCGCGGGCGTGTCGCGGTCCACCCGCAGGGACGGGTCCGCGTCCCTGGTGGCCAGGACG
Proteins encoded in this window:
- a CDS encoding aldose 1-epimerase, which translates into the protein MSTQLSAGGAEVTVDQENGCRISSLRIDGTELLRQGPRFGAFPMVPWCGRTANGQFRDGATVHQMPLNHPPHALHGFGRDAPWRPAGATATEAAFAYDLTDPWPYPGRVTQVVTLAEDSLTLTMGVETYGDSFPAQVGWHPWFLRNLGTGGPDAEVSFEPAWQEERGADHIPTGNRIDPKPRPWDDCFGMPHGVDVTLTWPGALELRVTSRAEWVVIYDEEPEAVCVEPQSGPPNGLNTLPRLVTPVDPLEVSTTWTWRRLG
- a CDS encoding SRPBCC family protein, with protein sequence MEHQVFVPVPADDLRAVLRDPARVARCVPGLQQDADTDAGPVSGRLKVRVGGSTVTYRGALAVTERGPAHFTFEGEGTEVRGSGTVKFALDLRLTPVPDGTRLDFTAEVTADGRAAAFPPEAAATAVRRLLDRAAGQLTLGSAPDAVSDPVAEAEEAEEAEQAAGGEGGEDAEDGAGPASGEDDVTEVTASLFETDVPPPSLDPFLAGRFEGPDGAPRPPAEAAHARRTMIGRSAEEVDHAPPRGRYAPVPAPASAGAGDSLRWIAPAAAFALASAVVIGRALRRRR